The Jaculus jaculus isolate mJacJac1 chromosome 1, mJacJac1.mat.Y.cur, whole genome shotgun sequence nucleotide sequence cattgtttttcctgccatcatggagctcaagcctgtaatccaaactaaacctctttttcccacaagctgctcttggttgggtgatttccaccagcaatgcaaaccggactacaacaatctggtttatttggatcctggggaatttgattctgggtcccttggctttgcaggcaagtgccttaaccactaagcaggctctccagcccaaatatgctttttttcttttttattattagatatggacatattttgcatgtaaatgtcacatgttggtatcatcctttccctcctcccttccccttttctgaagaggactccttcctcattggggatgtaggtcccccacggggattgtgggtcatgcattatggaggtagtagtcagttataggggagaggcaatgtctctgtacaaaatgtcTCAATGATCAATTTTTAAGGTTTCCTTTTCAGCAGGAATATAAGACTTGAGGTTTTTAACTGAGCTTTTGAATATGTGGTTGAAGCCTTAATGCTTTACAATGATAATAGGGTTAcatcaaataaatatgttaagtTGCTGTATACTTTCAGTGGAAAATATGGAGAATAAAACCATCTTATTTCCTTTATCTTATTTAAACTTAGACTGTTATAAATTTGCAGGGAAGTCAAATTCTTCTTGTGtccttgaaaaatatatatacatatttttcatttgtatttagatTTATTGATTACTAAGACCATGATGCAAGGgcaatatttcaaaatatcagAACAAATTTTATACTTCAGAACAATGTAAGTATAAGtataattttacatattaaaaagCTTAGAATCAGCACATTTTTCACATGTAGAAGATATATGTAATATAGGTCCATTACTACTAGGATAATAGTTAAATTATATCTTAGGGATGTGTTTTTAATACTGCCCCTGTTAAAATATTGATTATACTATTATTAATAAGTTTGTCTACTAATTCAAATTAATATGAGCAGTATATCTGTCAAATACACTTATATTAAGGACATAATTCACAGAACtacatttttaaagtaagttaTCTGTGTGTTATGACTGTAGAATTTCATCAGTAAGAAAGCATCAGTTGACTAAGATAGTAAAAATATTACAATGTCTGTATCATGaacagtctttcctttcccttctatgCTCACTGAGACACCTAAGTTTGCTATGCATTGTGCTAGTTATGTTATAGTAGTTGCAGAGATCATTGCTTTTGAGATATGTTTCTCTTGTGGATGTAGAAAtcaatttatccatttatttctgtttcatctCTGTTTTCTCTAAATTGCACTAGTACATGCTATCTTAAGTTTCAACTCCTGGGTGTTGATTAAGAGTTTTTGGACTGAATAGCTTTCAGAAGTTTCTGGTACATATCTGACTTGATAAATCTGGGGTAGGAATCCATCTCCATATGCATATATACGATTTTTTGAGCTTCTTCAAAGCATGTCTGAGTGGGTTCTTGAATGTTCCTGATGATAGTTTCTCTAGTTGAGCTGTCAATGTTaatctgaaaacaaaaaacacaggaaGAGTATAAGCTAAACTAAACATGAACATCTGTAAGGGAATGATATTCCCCTCCTTTTCAGTGCAAAAGGATagttttgtttgccatttttatatgTATCTAAAAAGACTCATATGAAATGAATATTTTACTTCTTCAAAGTAACAAAACAAATCTACCTTTTGCATCTCAGAGGAACAAAGAAACCATGTGGCCCAAGGCCAGGGAAATCTCGGAAACCCTTGCTTACTTAGTGGATGCCAGTGGTTTGTTAGCGGCAGCTGGCAAACAAAGAGGTTTGTGAGTTAGAGATCTCACGTTTAAGAAAAAGGGAAGTTGGTGCTGGTTAAAGTTTATCTTCCTCAGTAGTTACACATGTTGTTACCTTAATTTATCCTGAAATAGGAAGAAAGTGAGGAGAAGTGgagtaatggagagagagagagagaagtggttaTTTCAGCAAAGTAAAAATTTCCAGACAAGACTTTTGGGGAAATAAACCAATGATGTAGCACTGCTGAGTAACAGAAATCCACATGCCTTCCTCTGACCTCTTCCTTTTAACAGCAATCTTTCTGGATAAGAGTCAGTGCATCTGGTTTGCTATTTAGTTTCTCTGGACAGGTGTGATGGCAGGAATAACAGCAAGGATGCCAGCTGGGTCTGCAGTTTCATGCAGAAGTGAGCAGTACTGCTCGGACTGTAGCAGACTACCAGCATCAAGCGCGGTGTGCTCGTGCCTAATTTTAGTTTGTACTGCCAGAGACAACCCCCCAAAGACTTCAACTTGTTCATTCTAGCTTTCTGGAAATTAAGATCAGCTAATAGAGGATTTGCTATGAAGTTGCTTATCTTTGAATCATAATGTTACCACTTAAAAACTATGACACAGACAAATTAGTTAAATTATCAGATTTGTAGATTTCTTGTCTGAAAAATAAGGTCAACAATTCTAAATTTATAGCATTTTAGGAAATACTGGAATGGAAACTGCCAGGCCATATGGTTGATTCTTGATTTATTAGTGACCTCCAGGGAATGTCCTGGATTCCATGTCCACCACTGTTACCTCTCTGGGGGACTGCGGCTGGATATACAGCTTGTAAAGTTTCTTTGCTTTGGAAATTCTACCCCATCGTGAAGCAATTTTCTTGTAGGTTTCACATGCCATCCAGAATTTAATATTCTCATCACTGCGCTCCATTTTTAAGTATGTTGCATAAACTCCTGGGCCATCTAAAAGTAGTAGAGAAATTTGTTTTTATGGgctaacattattttaaaacaattaaaaattaatcaatgtaatttaaaacaaaagtctGTAACAGTTCCCAAGATATGTAACAAGTGAATAGCTTATAACTATAACAATATCTATCACACCCTTTGATCTATACATCTAAAGCATTCTGATAATGGAATTCATTGCTGAGGTCACCACTTGATTCTGAATCACTTAATAGAAAATGCTTGCACATGTAGATGGTCCTGGAACAGAGAGGCAGGAGATATCACAATGACACCAGAAAAAGGCTTAAGATGCACAGCCAGATGTAAAGTCGTGACCAAACTGATGGGTAAGACCTTGGTTTATAATCTAAACAGACAAATCAGGGATGAAAGGAAACTCTTGAGGCCATGTGTGAGTGGTACTCTGATCATATTGACTAGAGTATTTTCCAGTGTCCAATCAGTACAGGACAACAGGTATATGAAAAATTAAGCATCATTTTCATAGTTTTTGGTTCACAGTCGAAATCACTACAAGGGAAGGGATGGATTCAGACGGGATGTCAGACATTTTCTCAGAATATAGCACAGGAAAGTAGTTTACTGAGAATAACCATCAAATGACACTTGATGCTAAGATGGTTACCCTCAGCTTTGTCTTGTCATAATTTTCTGGAGTGGGTagaatgcacaaaaattggaggAACTGTTTTGATTTAGGCAACTTTTTTCTAGGAACCAGTATTTGCAGGTTACATACATGCATCTTACACATTGCTCCAAGTCCCTGGAAGGATTTAGTAATCTCACATCTCAAGATGAGTGTTTTGAGGTGTACTATAAAACTTTGAATGGCTATGAAGACTCCTGGCATATCTGAGACATTTAATTGCTAAATGATAAACAAAGTCATTTTAAATTGATGTTAACAGCAATGTATGTGTAGTCatactgatatatttttttacaaaaatctgTGACTAACTTCATGTATTTGACTTGGGGAGTCTGTCAATAAGAACATATCCATGAAACTGTTGCCATAAACTATGCCATAAATTTCCATCACTCCCAAAGCATAGGGTGTTGCTTATAAAACCTGGTTGGCATCAGGAGCTGTCATGATGAATGCTGATAATCAGATGGAATGGAAATTATGAGTAAAATCATGTTTTCCTGGATCTTCACAAAAGAGATTAGATAAAAGTTTCTTTTCAGCACTAAAAAGAAAGATTGCttgcttcctgttttttttatAACTCTGTAGGAAATGATATAAGAATGAAGACAACTGAAGTGTTTTGTATTCAAGGAAAATAATAGATAGGTGTCCCCCTTCTGAGAAATAATCAGTGTTTTAGGAAAGCTGGTAAAATGCAAGAAATCTGGCATCTTAGAATGAAGAAACATAGAGTGTGGTCTCACTGTTACGTGGGATGTACAGCCTGACTAACACGGGTGGTAGACCAAAGTCACCTCAGTTGAGACGACACATCAGTGGAGGGTATAACAGGTGGAGATGTGTAACCTAGGAAATGATGTAGTGAGATATATGACATAATGAGAAATATATTATAACTTACTTtaaacaagattttaaacaagaaggttttttttttaaaaatattattcttgggctggagagatggcttagcggttaagtgcttgcctgtgaagcctaaggaccccggttcggttcaaggctcggttccccaggtcccacgttagctagatgcacaggggggcgcacgtgtctggagttcgtttgcagaggctggaagccctgccgtgcccattctctctctctccctctatctgtctttctctctgtgtctgttgctctcaaataaataaataaaaaattaaaaaaaaattaaaaaaaaatattattctttgCCTTACCATAAGCCTTGACAGCAGGGTTCAGAGAATGCAGAGTGGAAATTAATACTGCTTTTAGACATAGCCCAGAGGGTGGAgaaagcaaataataaaataaaatgtcattacttttttaataagaaaagttGAAAGCCAATATTTTTCAGTATGTCTTGAAATAAATAGACCTAttcaaaatgaagaaactgaTACAGTTAGAAAAATTTTGACTGAAAGCTTAAGTAGGAATAGAAAATAAGGACTTTGGAATAAAGAAAtgatcaaacagaaaaaaattatatatgtatatctggTTAAGTCAAGAGATCATTGAGTGAGATAATCCCTATGCTAAATGGATAGGTTGTGTGGGTGAGATGAGAAATCATGTCAGTGTCTGTTCatgtttagtttaatttttttgttgttcatttttatttatttatttgagagcgacaggtagagagagaaagaggcagatatatagagagggcctccagccacttcaaacgaactccagacgcatgcgcccccttgttcatctggctgatgtgggtcctggggaattgagtcttgaaccaaggtccttaggctccacaggcaagtgcttaaccactaagccatctctccagccctagtttaatttttttattaaaatatttataaattgttTATCCAGAATCCACCTACatctatttcttccttctctacCTTCCCTTCTGGTAGAGAAGAATAAGATCTTCATTTCTTGTGGGCTGGCTTCATGTTTCCACATACTTAAGACCTCTGCTAGTGAAGCCATCTATGCATGGTTATATTCTTTAAGGTTTTCTTAGTTATAGTATTTTGTATGTGCTATGCAATGTACACTGAGTGTAGATATTTGGTGTGGTAGCTTGTAGTATTATTCTCAGCTGTTCTCCTTGTTGAGTTTTCTATTTTCAAGTTTCATTTACAACTGCATCCATCTTTAGACTTGTGTTAATTGGTGATATTCATTCAAAAGCACCATGTGAGGTCCAAGCAGAAGGCTTAAGGACCTTTATGTGATTCTTCTCTTCCCTTGCCTTGAGGAGAATACATTCTAGACAAAAGCTGCTCCACTAGCCTAAAGACCAGAATAAAGCCATGGAACAGAGTTGAAACTGACCCCAGATATTGCATAgcacaaataataaacaaagaacCTTTTTGATTGTAAACAACTGGGATTTTAATGTCATCTGTGCTGCATCATAACTTTGCAAAAGTTGCCTCTGTGTGAAAAATGCTACAGGAATCTCAGTAAATATTGGATTCAGTATTGAATTGCTCAGCACATAATTCTGTTGACTCATACCACAAGTGAATTAATTACAAGGTGGCATTTTCCCCCCTAGATCTGGCAGTGGAATACAAGCCACCCATTCTGAAGTTTAAATGGTTTGTACTCCCAAGAGTTATGCTCAGGAGACTGCTGTGTTGCTTGAGAAGTGTGAATAAGGAATCAGGACCAGGCTTACTCATCTAGATTGAAAGGATGGGAGAAACAGATTTATGTCATATGTTGTGTATGCATTTTCCTTGAAGAGCTAGAGTGGTGTTTTTATTAATCTCTAGGCTGCTCTTTAAGACTAGTCAGTGCAATGAGTGTTTCTATGACACACAAGGCAAAACACACAGGTATCTTGATGGAGGAGGAACATGTGGGATTTATTTGACTGAGTCAGAGGGGCCACCTCTCCCAGGAGCGTGCTTTCTGCAGATGACAAGTTTTCACTGGTAATTAAATTTGAAAGATGAGCTATGCCCATTATACACATTATAAATGTGTAAACCAATTGTAAATTCATTGTACTTTCAATCTGTATTGAATTCTATATCCCCAAgaatatgtaaaattttatagTAAATTTCCTGCTTTATTAAAATTCTCTGGGTTCTCTGACATCAACTATTTCTGAGTTTTCTTCTACTTTATCTTTGTTATGTGGTTATAAGAGTAGCTTAAAGGACTATGGGCTGCTTTAAATATGGGAAaattataaagaagaaataacaTTATTAACAACTTATTGAACAGAAGTTTATTCTTTCAGTCCTAAGATTTTGTATAATCTCATATCTAACTAGCATTTATTAATCTACATATGATTGTCATTCTAATGTGAAAGCATATTTATGTGTTACAATTATTATGCTATATTTAATaccacgtgtgtgtatgtgcatgcaggagCCAAAGACTGATGTTCAGTGTCTTCCTCCCACCTGATCTGAGCTAGGATTTCTCacgtgaacccagagcttgctgattttgCTCATCTATGTAGACAGCTTGCCTCAGGgtatcctgtttctgcctcctgagcactgggattataggcaagttGCTATACCTACCCAACAAATGTTTATGTGGATTCTGCATATTTGATCTCAGGTCCTAATACTTGTGCAGCAAATTCTTTATTGACTGAGCTGAGTTCATCTTCTATTTTTAGTATGAGGTAATGGAAGTGCTCAGTGGGGCACAACGCCCTATCCTACCTGTTCTCTTGTCAGTCACTAAGCCTTGTTCAGACACACTTCCCTGAACACAGTTCCTGGCCAAAGAGTGCCACGCCTGTCCTGTTGTTTACACAGCTTCTTTGATGTGTTAGACTTTATACTCTGATCCAAAATTTTGCTTAAAGCCAGGGTGgcgtcacacacctttaatcccagcacttgggaggcaaacgaactccagatgcatgtgtcaccttttgcattttTGAGTTTGCATACTTAAGATTTCCTCTTTTCTTGTTTGACTAAACCTTGtcaattttatttcacttttcaaAAACTGATTATTCATTTTATTGATGTTTTATTGCCTTTTTATTCTCTACTTTGTTTATTGCTATTTTGATCTAGTTGTTTTTTTCCTATTAAGTATTTGTTCTTGTCTTTCTAGCTACATGAATTGCTTTGTTAGGTTGTTTATTTGAATCtttgtactttaaattttttgttacatGGGCATGTGTGCACCTGTGAGTATGTACACTGCATGTGTGCTGTGGGGGAGCACACGTGCACCACGGCACATGCAGGGGGTTCTGAGGACAACGTCTGCgagtttgtcctctccttccacttttctTGAGATACGTCTCTTTCGATGTTTTGCTTTTGCTGGTTCCTCTGCACCAGTCTCCCTGGCCCCTAACCATCctgattctcctggtcccacctGCCATTGCCATAGGTGCTTTGGGGTCAAAGACTTACGTGCTGCTTTGCAACTgactttacatggctgctggggattggcacacaagttcctttaactgaaGAGCCATCTTTCTACTgcttctttctactttttatgtAAGCATTTATTGCTATAAATATATCTTTCCGGATTGCTTTTGCTGAACTCAAAGGACTGCTGTGTGtcctcattttcatttgttttaaggAATTTTAGGATTTACTCATTGaccttgcctttttttaaaaaaaaacaaaaactgacccATTGCTCATTCAAGAGAACACTGATTCATTTCTATGCTTTTATAAAATTGCCAAAATTCTACAGTTATAACATTGTGGTCAGAAAAGGTACATGCTGTGATTTCACTTTTTTATACTTTGTGAGAGTTGTTTGGTGGCCAAATGTATGGTATATTCTAGACAACTTTCTATGTGAAGGTGAGAAAATGTGTATTCTGGAGCTATTTGATGCAATTATCTACACAGTTCTGCTCATTAGACTTCACTATAGTTTAATTCCAAAGCTTCTTTGCCAAATTTTGTCTGGATTACCTGTCCATTGGTAAAAGTAAAGTGCATAACAATCTAACTCCTTTTTGATATCTATCAAATTTTTATATAATCAAGCTCCAActttggatacacacacacacacacacacacacacacacacacacacacattgttattTCTGCTTGATAAATTGATCCTTTTTCTGTAACTAGTtactattttgtttctttttgatcaAATATAGTTGCTTTTGTTTTCCATGGACTTGGTCCATTTATTCCATCCTTTCCGTTTTAGTCTTTTCACGTCTTTGTTGGCATAGTCAGTTTCCTGAATGCAACATATTGTTGGTCTAGTGGCTTATCTTCTCCATTCATTCATCCAGCCTATACTTATAACAGGGaacctttatttatatttagccTTATTATTGATAAGTAACCAAATTCTGTTATTCACAGTGTTTTTATCTGACTGTTTGCatatcctttttcctttcttcctcttgttCATTTTGGTGGTTTGATTGCTGTCTGCACAGGTATGGtttgattcttttctctctttttctaatatacttacttatttatgagagagagaaagtgtgtaaaggcagtaaaagagagagagagagagagagagagagagagagagagagagagagagagagacaccaaggcagaaagtatggacatgccagagcctcttaccactgtaaatgaactccagatgcatgtgccactttgtacatctggctttatgtggttccttgtgaattgaacttgggtcagtaggctttgcaagaaacacCTTCTATGGAACTATCTCCCCTGCCCAAATAAAGTAATTAAGTCTAAGatctttgcgtgtgtgtgtgtgtgtgtgtgtgtgtgtgtgtgtgtgtgttagaggcagggtctcactctagcctcggtTGACCtgggaactcattctgcagtcctGGTCTggtctgaactcacagtgatccttccacttcagcctcctgagtgctgggacttatgtgtgctaccacatccagcctcTTTTGTATCTCTGCTTCACTGCTAAGTTTTTGTAGTTTTGCATGATGGTGGTTATTATCCTTTTGCTTCTAGAAAGGTTCCTGTGAACAGTTCTTGTAGAGCTGGTAAATGCTGATGGAttctttgagtttttgttttgttttggcaagTCTTCTCTTTAATCACCAAAGGACAGTTTTGATCAATATAGTAATTTACTTttgagcatgcatgcatgtgtgtatgtgatgtgatgtacacacatgtatgtgcagatgacTGCATgtacctccccccaccaccatgagaatgtgtgtggaggctagaagaTTTCAGGTGCCTCCTGTACGTTCTCAGCACTAGAGTTATAGGTTTGCATGATGCGGTCACTTATACCCACTGACTTGTCCTCTCAGCCCTGCAATATAGAATTTttgatcaggttttttttttctttcaagacttGGGATATATTATTCCATTCTCTCCTGGCCTGCAGCCCTTATTTGATAAATCTGCTATTAATCTAAGGGGAATTCCCTCTTAAGTGACTTGATGCTTTTCTCTTGATGTTTTAGCAACATTTATTCAttcctttgttcatttatttattggtgttgGAGTTCAAACCTAGTACCTCATACATGATAGGCATGGGCTCATGGATGTGCTACGTAGCCCTCTTACTGCTTATGTCTTGTAATTTTGAAAGTTTGATTAGAATATGTATCAGAAAGGATATTTTTTGGTCAAATATGTTAATGTTATCTTGAGCTTTTTGGACCTGAATAACCTTATTTTCCACAGGAATTAGAATGTTTCCagtaattattttgttgaataagttttctttttccttttcttttgtttccataATATGAAGGTTTGTTCATTTAATGATGTCATCCTGTAAGTCTCAAAGTCactcttaatttcttttaaaagttaccTTTTAGGACTTgaaggatggctaagtggttatggtgtttgcctgcaaagccaaaggacccaggttcgactccccaggacccacattagccagatgcacaagagggtgtatgtgtctggaatttgtttgcagtggctggaggccctggcacacccattctctctctctctctctctctctttctctgtcaagtaaataaattaaattaaattttaaaagttacctTTTAAAAGCTGTGTTATTTCAAAAGATGATTCCTTTCAATTGGTTCTTTTAGTGAACTGTACACATCATAAATTGTCCTCCTAATGTGATTGAATTGTATCTGTATTCTTTTGTGTAccattgttttcttaaaattgttattttgaGTTCTGTGTCAGAAAATTCATTTCTCTGTTTTCCTTTGGGTTTTGTATTAGAGGGTTCAAGTGTGTCTTTAGAGTCATGTTTCCTGGTCTGAAGGTGTTTGTGACCCTACATCGGTATTTTTTTATCTGGTAGATAATTTGCCTATATGAATTTTATGGGTTATAATTTACAGTGAAGGCTGTCTGCTGCCAGGTATGATGGcctatatctgtaatcccagtcatgaccaggttgaggtaggaggattgctttgattTCAAGACCTACCTGGGCTTCAGACTataaccctatttcaaaaaatacaCCATTGCTGCTGCCAATGTCTTACATGTATGTTTGGAAATGCTTCACTGGCTTCGGTGGTTGCAAATGGTCGCTTTAGCACAGTGTCCTTGTCCCTTCTTCAGCTGACATCCAGGTTGAAAATGTCTGCAGGAGCATAGGTAGCCTAGACTGGAGGGGTATGGGTATTGTAGATGGTATCGACAGACAGCTAGACTTCCACTCCTTTAGGCAGGGTTGGACTTCTGCAAGCTCTGGGAGTGGTGTTTCTGGCTGTAGGGACTGGGTATTCGGTTTCCACAGTTATATCACAGGGAAGGCAATACCAGTGGACCCTCCCTACAAGATGGGTGTGGTATCGTGTACCATTTAGGAGGGGTAGAGTTTCTGTCAGTGTCTTCGACACTGGCGACTTTGTGGGGCCCAACTGTTGACTGGCTCAGAGAGTTTTTTGTAATTACTTTACAGCTGGCCATTTGCTTCTGTGAGCCTCAGTGGGCCAAGTTTCTGAGACCAGGCCATTAAGATGTTAAAAGGAAGCGTAGAATATGGACAGAGCTGTTGATTTGTTTCCAGGAGATGGGCTGAGGTATTGGTAGACTGAACCAGTCAGGAAAGGCAACTTGGCTCATTTCTGAAGTCCTGAATGGGTAGATTGAGCTACTC carries:
- the Rgs13 gene encoding regulator of G-protein signaling 13; translated protein: MNRHNCWICKKCRDESKRLPSNLTLEEVLEWAQSLEKLMATKYGPGVYATYLKMERSDENIKFWMACETYKKIASRWGRISKAKKLYKLYIQPQSPREINIDSSTRETIIRNIQEPTQTCFEEAQKIVYMHMEMDSYPRFIKSDMYQKLLKAIQSKNS